In one Silene latifolia isolate original U9 population chromosome 10, ASM4854445v1, whole genome shotgun sequence genomic region, the following are encoded:
- the LOC141605591 gene encoding glycerol-3-phosphate dehydrogenase [NAD(+)] 2, chloroplastic isoform X2: MAAISSKLKITCNNYPKHHYYSYPLKLKPHINNNILNFHPKHTITPIQSYPCFHTINIHCILLKPCFAAEIVDIPPSSDENDAPTPESIGIVSTSEQTRSRRRVVKLAWEKLVRWSRSLRSKNNTDVLQTTNKVVVLGGGSFGTAMAVHVAEKKPEMEVSMLVRDIKVCQSINEIHCNSKYFPNHKLPENLTATMSAKLALQGADFCLHAVPVQFTASFLESIVDYVDPGLPFISLSKGLELNTLRMMSQIIPQTLKNPRQPFVALSGPSFALELMNKLPTAMVVASRDKKLANRVQQLLASDRLRISTSNDVTGVEIAGALKNVLAIAAGIVEGMNLGNNSMAALVAQGCSEIRWLAKKMGAKSATLTGLSGTGDIMLTCFVNLSRNRTVGVRLGSGERLEDVLSSMNQVAEGVATAGAVIALAQKYKVKMPVLTAVARIIDNELTPQSAVLELMRLPQVEEV; encoded by the exons ATGGCTGCTATTTCATCAAAACTCAAAATTACCTGTAACAACTACCCTAAACACCATTATTATTCATACCCCTTGAAATTGAAACCCCATATCAACAACAACATTCTGAATTTCCACCCAAAACACACTATTACTCCTATTCAATCTTATCCTTGTtttcataccattaatattcactGCATTTTACTGAAGCCGTGTTTCGCAGCCGAAATTGTGGATATCCCACCATCTTCTGATGAAAATGATGCACCCACCCCAGAAAGTATAGGTATTGTTTCTACCTCTGAACAAACAAGGAGTAGAAGAAGGGTTGTCAAACTTGCTTGGGAAAAACTTGTTCGTTGGTCTCGCTCTTTGCGTTCTAAGAACAACACTGATGTTCTTCAAACTACCAATAAG GTGGTTGTGCTTGGAGGTGGGTCTTTTGGTACAGCTATGGCAGTCCATGTTGCTGAGAAAAAGCCAGAAATGGAAGTCAGTATGCTTGTCCGCGATATTAAAGTTTGTCAATCTATTAACGAAATCCACTGTAATAG CAAATATTTCCCAAACCATAAGCTTCCGGAAAATCTTACTGCCACAATGAGCGCCAAACTTGCTCTGCAAGGTGCTGACTTCTGCTTGCATGCTGTTCCTGTGCAG TTTACCGCTTCCTTTCTTGAAAGCATTGTCGACTATGTTGATCCTGGCTTGCCGTTTATTTCACTCAGCAAAGGCTTGGAGCTTAACACACTACGAATGATGTCTCAAATCATTCCGCAAACGCTAAAAAATCCACGGCAGCCTTTTGTTGCCTTATCTGGGCCTTCATTTGCATTAGAGTTAATGAACAAACTTCCAACAG CTATGGTCGTAGCATCGAGGGACAAGAAATTGGCAAATAGAGTACAACAACTCCTAGCTTCAGATAGGCTGAGGATCAGCACTTCAAA CGATGTCACAGGGGTTGAAATTGCTGGTGCACTAAAAAATGTTCTGGCTATAGCGGCTGGAATTGTGGAAGGTATGAATCTTGGTAATAACTCCATGGCCGCCTTGGTTGCTCAGGGTTGCTCTGAAATCCGTTGGTTGGCAAAAAAG ATGGGTGCCAAGTCAGCAACTCTTACTGGGTTATCAGGAACGGGGGACATAATGCTTACATGCTTTGTTAATCTTTCAAGAAATAGGACGGTCGGAGTTCGTCTTGGCTCAGGAGAGAGACTTGAGGATGTACTGAGCTCTATGAATCAG GTTGCTGAAGGTGTTGCTACAGCTGGAGCTGTGATTGCATTGGCGCAAAAATATAAAGTGAAGATGCCAGTCCTAACAGCAGTTGCTAGAATAATTGACAATGAGCTCACTCCTCAGTCTGCGGTTCTTGAACTCATGCGCCTGCCTCAG GTTGAAGAAGTTTAA
- the LOC141605591 gene encoding glycerol-3-phosphate dehydrogenase [NAD(+)] 2, chloroplastic isoform X1: protein MAVHVAEKKPEMEVSMLVRDIKVCQSINEIHCNSKYFPNHKLPENLTATMSAKLALQGADFCLHAVPVQFTASFLESIVDYVDPGLPFISLSKGLELNTLRMMSQIIPQTLKNPRQPFVALSGPSFALELMNKLPTAMVVASRDKKLANRVQQLLASDRLRISTSNDVTGVEIAGALKNVLAIAAGIVEGMNLGNNSMAALVAQGCSEIRWLAKKMGAKSATLTGLSGTGDIMLTCFVNLSRNRTVGVRLGSGERLEDVLSSMNQVAEGVATAGAVIALAQKYKVKMPVLTAVARIIDNELTPQSAVLELMRLPQVEEV, encoded by the exons ATGGCAGTCCATGTTGCTGAGAAAAAGCCAGAAATGGAAGTCAGTATGCTTGTCCGCGATATTAAAGTTTGTCAATCTATTAACGAAATCCACTGTAATAG CAAATATTTCCCAAACCATAAGCTTCCGGAAAATCTTACTGCCACAATGAGCGCCAAACTTGCTCTGCAAGGTGCTGACTTCTGCTTGCATGCTGTTCCTGTGCAG TTTACCGCTTCCTTTCTTGAAAGCATTGTCGACTATGTTGATCCTGGCTTGCCGTTTATTTCACTCAGCAAAGGCTTGGAGCTTAACACACTACGAATGATGTCTCAAATCATTCCGCAAACGCTAAAAAATCCACGGCAGCCTTTTGTTGCCTTATCTGGGCCTTCATTTGCATTAGAGTTAATGAACAAACTTCCAACAG CTATGGTCGTAGCATCGAGGGACAAGAAATTGGCAAATAGAGTACAACAACTCCTAGCTTCAGATAGGCTGAGGATCAGCACTTCAAA CGATGTCACAGGGGTTGAAATTGCTGGTGCACTAAAAAATGTTCTGGCTATAGCGGCTGGAATTGTGGAAGGTATGAATCTTGGTAATAACTCCATGGCCGCCTTGGTTGCTCAGGGTTGCTCTGAAATCCGTTGGTTGGCAAAAAAG ATGGGTGCCAAGTCAGCAACTCTTACTGGGTTATCAGGAACGGGGGACATAATGCTTACATGCTTTGTTAATCTTTCAAGAAATAGGACGGTCGGAGTTCGTCTTGGCTCAGGAGAGAGACTTGAGGATGTACTGAGCTCTATGAATCAG GTTGCTGAAGGTGTTGCTACAGCTGGAGCTGTGATTGCATTGGCGCAAAAATATAAAGTGAAGATGCCAGTCCTAACAGCAGTTGCTAGAATAATTGACAATGAGCTCACTCCTCAGTCTGCGGTTCTTGAACTCATGCGCCTGCCTCAG GTTGAAGAAGTTTAA